One part of the Bdellovibrio sp. KM01 genome encodes these proteins:
- a CDS encoding GNAT family N-acetyltransferase — protein MRIESLYSPHKPAMRELVEAIHQQGGMLPQFYWPAEMLGAEMATAEGVGIFEGDDLAGFVLYREVPDAWEISLVATHPRFQRRGLMEILIRHLIAAKGQDRELWLEVHESNESAQKLYEKLGFKLTGRRPRYYKDGATALLYSCP, from the coding sequence ATGAGAATCGAATCCCTCTATTCACCCCATAAACCCGCGATGCGTGAACTTGTCGAGGCCATCCACCAGCAAGGTGGAATGCTTCCGCAATTTTATTGGCCGGCAGAAATGCTGGGTGCAGAGATGGCGACGGCGGAAGGCGTGGGGATTTTTGAAGGGGATGATCTGGCGGGCTTTGTGCTTTATCGTGAAGTTCCTGATGCCTGGGAGATTTCCTTGGTGGCGACGCATCCGCGATTTCAGCGCCGGGGTCTGATGGAGATCTTGATTAGGCATTTGATTGCTGCAAAGGGTCAAGATCGCGAGTTGTGGCTAGAAGTGCACGAAAGCAATGAATCGGCCCAAAAACTCTATGAAAAGCTCGGATTTAAGCTCACAGGTCGCAGACCGCGCTATTATAAGGATGGGGCCACGGCGCTCTTGTACTCCTGTCCCTAG
- the rimP gene encoding ribosome maturation factor RimP, with translation MSERPSWLDKVEKIATDAAESQGCLLYDIEFVGMGKGRTLRLFIDKDDEGGISLEDCSNVSKALNEVLEKDEDIIPGAAYALEVSSPGLERHLVKPWHFQKAVGKKVYLKTSKSLESMGVTDKKWKAAKTVEEVIESADDQGVRFVVKDVEIKIPYGMIEKAKVLFEINKGQKK, from the coding sequence ATGTCTGAGAGACCCTCTTGGTTAGATAAAGTAGAAAAAATCGCAACTGACGCCGCTGAATCACAGGGATGTCTGCTTTACGATATCGAATTCGTAGGCATGGGCAAGGGTCGTACTTTGCGCTTGTTCATCGATAAAGATGACGAGGGCGGTATCAGCCTTGAAGATTGTTCGAATGTTTCCAAAGCGTTGAATGAAGTTTTGGAAAAGGACGAAGATATCATTCCAGGCGCGGCGTATGCTCTGGAAGTTTCAAGTCCGGGTTTGGAGCGCCACTTGGTAAAACCATGGCACTTTCAAAAAGCGGTTGGCAAGAAAGTGTATCTGAAAACATCCAAGTCCCTGGAGAGCATGGGTGTGACGGACAAAAAATGGAAAGCTGCTAAGACCGTCGAAGAGGTTATTGAATCTGCCGACGATCAAGGTGTGCGATTCGTGGTCAAAGACGTCGAGATTAAAATCCCGTACGGCATGATCGAAAAAGCTAAAGTTTTATTTGAAATTAATAAAGGTCAAAAAAAGTAG
- the nusA gene encoding transcription termination factor NusA, translating into MAENMFSDLSKVIEQVGKDKGIDKQVVIDAITQGMLVAARKKYGTYREIEAAYNEETGEVELFEFKEVVPREKFVDEEVEITYDDAVKLDPNVQMDDSIGIKLEATDLGRIAAQTAKQIIMQKVRDAERSIIFTEFEERKGEIASGIARRVEKGAIVVDLGRTEAYIPPREQIPGEQYKPGDRIQGYLSEVRQTTRGPQIIMSRADERYLMKLFEMEVPEIYDGVVEIMAAAREPGQRAKIAVRSNDQTVDPVGACVGMKGSRVQNIVQELRGEKIDIVPWDEDITRFAVNALAPAEISRVFLDDTNREMEIVVPDSQLSLAIGKRGQNVRLAAKLTTWKLDIISESSAASRTAESIFNLMLIPGMNETMAQNIFQSGFGSFQSVAQASVQELMTIPGYDDPEKAEKLSNEAKALLTKYEAEGTPVPTAPTVAKESKAGGSAKAQADALLKQELQKLNSQEAEEE; encoded by the coding sequence ATGGCTGAAAATATGTTTTCAGATCTTTCCAAAGTGATTGAGCAAGTTGGTAAAGACAAAGGTATCGACAAACAAGTCGTTATCGATGCAATCACTCAAGGCATGCTTGTAGCTGCCCGTAAAAAATACGGTACTTACCGTGAAATTGAAGCGGCCTACAACGAAGAAACTGGCGAAGTTGAATTGTTTGAGTTCAAAGAAGTTGTACCTCGCGAAAAATTCGTCGACGAAGAAGTTGAAATCACTTACGACGACGCTGTTAAATTGGATCCAAATGTTCAAATGGACGACTCTATTGGTATCAAGTTGGAAGCGACTGACTTGGGCCGTATCGCAGCACAAACTGCAAAACAAATCATCATGCAAAAAGTGCGTGATGCTGAACGCTCTATCATCTTCACTGAATTCGAAGAACGTAAAGGTGAAATCGCATCTGGTATCGCTCGTCGCGTAGAAAAAGGCGCGATCGTTGTCGATTTGGGTCGTACGGAAGCGTACATCCCACCTCGTGAGCAAATCCCTGGTGAGCAATACAAACCAGGCGACCGTATTCAAGGTTACCTGTCTGAAGTTCGCCAAACAACTCGTGGTCCACAAATCATCATGTCGCGCGCTGATGAACGTTATTTGATGAAACTTTTCGAAATGGAAGTTCCAGAAATCTATGACGGTGTGGTTGAGATTATGGCAGCGGCTCGTGAGCCAGGACAACGTGCTAAAATCGCGGTTCGTTCTAACGACCAGACTGTTGATCCAGTAGGGGCTTGCGTTGGTATGAAGGGTTCTCGTGTACAAAACATCGTACAAGAACTTCGTGGCGAAAAAATCGATATCGTTCCTTGGGATGAAGACATCACTCGTTTTGCGGTGAACGCTTTGGCTCCGGCTGAAATTTCTCGCGTATTCCTGGATGATACAAACCGTGAAATGGAAATCGTTGTTCCAGATTCTCAATTGTCTTTGGCTATCGGTAAACGCGGTCAAAACGTTCGCTTGGCAGCTAAATTGACGACTTGGAAATTGGATATTATTTCTGAATCTTCAGCGGCGTCTCGTACTGCGGAATCCATCTTCAATTTGATGTTGATCCCAGGCATGAACGAAACTATGGCACAAAACATCTTCCAATCTGGCTTCGGTTCATTCCAATCTGTAGCTCAAGCAAGCGTACAGGAATTGATGACGATCCCAGGTTATGACGATCCAGAAAAGGCAGAGAAACTTTCTAACGAAGCGAAAGCTTTGCTTACTAAGTATGAAGCAGAAGGTACTCCAGTACCAACAGCTCCAACTGTTGCCAAAGAAAGCAAAGCGGGTGGCTCAGCGAAAGCTCAGGCCGATGCATTGTTGAAACAAGAGTTGCAAAAATTGAACTCTCAAGAAGCTGAAGAAGAATAG
- the infB gene encoding translation initiation factor IF-2: MSNPKVFEFAKEIGMTPLALMDKIREWNLPVKSHMAELDPQVLEQIKIKLGGGDKPAEEAKPKKAATRKAPAKKVAAPAAAETDAAAAAASGAAKPSVIRRKTKEEAAPVEAKAKVISKPEVEEEAEAPKTTRVVVKKPAAAAAPKEEVEEPTPAVVEEKLVAKPEPTPVAAAPAAPVVEAKVEAPAPVKTEAPAAPAASAPVQARKKEVVVGTSGIASSSTPASAPKRNIIGRMDLSRVQTQAPQRSQGERPQGGGFQPRTGGGASASFTGPRPGGFNRPAGGAPTRNIRPGFVAQQAPPEIPTEGGDHHHNKEFDKRKRFGAAPAVAPSAFNAGPSAREKEKEEEVKTFNPVEFRKREMVFQPKKKKGVLDRDAQKTQITTAAAHKRIVKVNGTMKLTDLAMEMGLKAPQLVKVLMSNGVMANMNTSLDFDTIALIVPEFGWEAQNVFKTADDVASETAFGDMDAEKITRPPVVTIMGHVDHGKTSLLDAIRNADVAKGEAGGITQHIGAYSVKLEDGSLITFLDTPGHEAFTAMRTRGANATDIAVIVVAADDGMMPQTQESINHAKAAGVPIIVAVNKMDKPGANPDRIKQQLTELEIVPEEWGGNTIFVEVSALKKTGLKELLEQIKLLAEIGELKANPKRSGTGLVIEAKMEKGKGPVATLLVKDGTVAVGQYIVAGTMKGRVRSLTNDKGQRVESVGPGLPVEVLGLDGVPAAGDKFDIVKDEKTAEEMSTLRKEQAAKAAATPASKMSLDEIFSKVKSGDVKELAIILKADVHGSLEAINGMLSKLVTPEVKVRVIHAAVGGINENDVTLANTSKGIVLGFNVRPDLGAQAKAKQLGVDIRTYSIVYELIDQMKAAMSGLLTPDMVEEVMGRVEVRNVFNVPKVGTIAGCFVIDGKVQRNNSIRLLREDKIIYEGKIASLKRFKDDAKEVASGYECGIGIENYNDVKVGDMMEAFVKKEVARELGL; encoded by the coding sequence GTGAGTAATCCAAAAGTTTTTGAATTTGCGAAAGAAATCGGGATGACCCCGCTGGCTTTAATGGACAAAATCCGTGAATGGAATTTGCCTGTTAAGAGCCATATGGCGGAGTTAGATCCTCAGGTTCTTGAGCAGATTAAAATTAAGTTGGGTGGTGGCGATAAGCCGGCTGAAGAAGCAAAACCCAAAAAAGCGGCAACTCGCAAGGCACCAGCTAAAAAAGTAGCGGCGCCTGCAGCGGCTGAAACAGACGCAGCAGCGGCAGCAGCCTCTGGTGCAGCGAAGCCTTCGGTTATTCGTCGTAAGACGAAAGAGGAAGCGGCTCCGGTTGAAGCAAAAGCAAAAGTAATTTCCAAACCCGAAGTTGAAGAAGAAGCGGAAGCTCCTAAAACAACTCGTGTTGTAGTTAAAAAGCCAGCAGCTGCGGCTGCTCCGAAGGAAGAGGTTGAAGAACCAACTCCAGCGGTGGTTGAAGAAAAGCTTGTTGCGAAACCAGAACCAACACCTGTGGCGGCGGCTCCAGCAGCTCCAGTGGTGGAAGCCAAAGTTGAAGCTCCGGCTCCTGTGAAAACAGAAGCTCCAGCAGCGCCAGCGGCATCCGCTCCGGTTCAGGCTCGTAAGAAAGAAGTTGTTGTTGGAACTAGCGGTATCGCAAGCTCGTCGACTCCGGCTTCTGCTCCGAAAAGAAATATCATTGGACGCATGGATCTTTCCCGCGTTCAGACACAAGCTCCGCAGCGCTCACAAGGTGAGCGTCCACAAGGTGGAGGTTTTCAACCTCGCACAGGTGGCGGTGCAAGTGCTTCTTTCACAGGACCTCGCCCGGGTGGTTTCAATCGCCCCGCAGGTGGTGCGCCAACGCGTAACATCCGTCCTGGCTTCGTAGCGCAGCAAGCTCCTCCAGAGATACCAACTGAAGGTGGCGATCACCACCACAACAAAGAGTTTGATAAACGCAAACGCTTTGGTGCAGCTCCGGCTGTGGCTCCAAGTGCATTCAATGCGGGGCCAAGCGCTCGTGAAAAAGAAAAAGAAGAAGAAGTTAAAACGTTCAACCCCGTTGAGTTCCGTAAGCGTGAGATGGTGTTCCAGCCTAAAAAGAAAAAAGGCGTATTGGATCGCGATGCTCAGAAAACTCAAATCACAACAGCGGCAGCTCATAAACGTATCGTTAAAGTTAATGGCACAATGAAGCTGACGGATTTGGCAATGGAGATGGGCTTGAAAGCTCCTCAATTGGTCAAAGTTTTGATGTCGAACGGTGTTATGGCCAACATGAATACTTCGCTGGATTTCGATACGATCGCTTTGATCGTTCCTGAATTTGGTTGGGAAGCTCAAAACGTATTCAAAACTGCTGATGACGTAGCGTCGGAAACTGCATTCGGTGATATGGATGCAGAAAAAATCACTCGTCCACCAGTTGTTACAATCATGGGTCACGTTGACCATGGTAAGACTTCCTTGTTGGATGCTATCCGTAATGCTGACGTTGCCAAAGGCGAAGCCGGCGGTATCACGCAGCACATCGGTGCTTACTCTGTTAAATTGGAAGACGGTTCATTGATCACGTTCCTAGACACTCCGGGTCACGAAGCCTTCACGGCGATGCGTACTCGTGGTGCGAACGCGACTGATATCGCGGTTATCGTGGTAGCAGCTGATGACGGTATGATGCCGCAAACGCAAGAATCTATTAACCATGCGAAAGCAGCTGGCGTACCTATTATCGTGGCTGTGAATAAGATGGATAAACCCGGTGCGAATCCGGACCGTATCAAACAACAATTAACTGAACTTGAAATCGTCCCAGAAGAATGGGGTGGTAACACGATCTTCGTGGAAGTTTCAGCTCTTAAGAAAACAGGCTTGAAAGAGCTTCTTGAGCAAATCAAATTGTTGGCTGAAATCGGTGAGCTTAAAGCCAATCCTAAACGTTCGGGCACAGGTCTTGTGATCGAAGCGAAAATGGAAAAAGGCAAAGGACCTGTTGCAACACTTCTGGTTAAAGACGGAACTGTTGCTGTTGGTCAGTACATCGTAGCAGGTACAATGAAAGGCCGCGTTCGTTCTTTGACGAATGATAAAGGTCAAAGAGTTGAATCTGTGGGTCCAGGTCTTCCAGTGGAAGTTTTGGGTCTGGATGGTGTTCCAGCTGCCGGTGATAAGTTCGATATCGTTAAAGACGAAAAAACAGCTGAAGAGATGTCTACTTTGAGAAAAGAACAAGCGGCGAAAGCTGCGGCAACTCCAGCGTCGAAAATGTCTTTGGACGAAATCTTCTCTAAAGTTAAATCTGGCGATGTGAAAGAGCTTGCGATCATCTTGAAAGCAGACGTTCATGGTTCTCTTGAGGCCATCAACGGAATGCTTTCTAAATTGGTGACTCCGGAAGTGAAAGTGCGTGTGATCCACGCCGCTGTCGGTGGTATCAATGAGAATGACGTGACTTTGGCGAACACTTCTAAAGGTATCGTTTTGGGCTTCAACGTTCGTCCTGACTTGGGCGCACAAGCTAAAGCGAAACAATTGGGTGTCGACATCAGAACTTACTCGATCGTTTACGAATTGATCGATCAAATGAAAGCTGCGATGTCCGGTCTTCTTACTCCAGATATGGTTGAAGAAGTTATGGGTCGCGTGGAAGTTCGTAACGTGTTCAACGTACCAAAAGTTGGAACGATTGCGGGTTGCTTCGTTATCGATGGTAAAGTTCAGCGTAACAATTCGATCCGTCTTCTTCGTGAAGATAAGATCATTTACGAAGGCAAGATCGCATCGCTTAAACGTTTCAAAGACGACGCCAAAGAAGTGGCTTCTGGCTACGAGTGCGGTATCGGCATTGAAAACTACAACGACGTTAAAGTCGGTGATATGATGGAAGCTTTTGTTAAAAAAGAAGTTGCTAGAGAATTGGGTCTATAA
- the rbfA gene encoding 30S ribosome-binding factor RbfA, which yields MKNMGDGRRVARVEREIQATIAQFLIRGFKVPLPGLVTVASVKMPADLRAAKVYVSVLGSDKDQELALELLQERAFEIQNFIGKELKMRYCPKLTFYVDHATEQVLKVERILSDLELERKSKEPKEDSESDDE from the coding sequence ATGAAAAACATGGGTGATGGGCGCCGAGTCGCTCGCGTAGAACGTGAAATTCAAGCTACCATCGCTCAGTTTTTGATCCGTGGTTTCAAAGTACCGTTGCCAGGTTTGGTGACGGTGGCTTCAGTTAAGATGCCAGCGGATTTGCGTGCCGCAAAAGTCTATGTCAGTGTTCTGGGGTCCGATAAAGATCAAGAATTGGCATTGGAGTTGTTGCAAGAGCGCGCTTTCGAAATTCAAAACTTTATCGGCAAAGAACTTAAAATGCGTTATTGCCCAAAACTGACTTTCTATGTGGATCACGCCACAGAGCAGGTTTTGAAAGTGGAACGCATTCTTTCTGATCTTGAGTTGGAAAGAAAATCCAAAGAGCCTAAAGAAGACTCAGAGTCTGATGACGAATAA